The proteins below are encoded in one region of Aquisphaera giovannonii:
- a CDS encoding DUF1552 domain-containing protein, translating into MSHRVTRRTMLRGMGAALALPWMESLAAAATKSPTPPVRMCFWYVPNGVHLPAWFPQREGTLVDLPETLRPLSFARDYLNCFQNLTHNTALTNGDDEGCGHGQGSASFLTGAQALKTQDAVRVGISADQLYARHVGNETRLPSLELGCESARSGNAFGYSGTYKTHISWRTPTSPAPYEMNPKIVFDRLFTSRNTSLTQATVADRDFYRKSLIDYVLDDANRIKGRVARSDQQKLDQYLTGVREVERRIQNPASPGDDRPADFPRPAGIPEDFDEHLRLMCDLMVLAFQTDTTRASTFMVTKEATDRNYPWLGFTDGHHELSHHAGDAEKHRKLREIDRYHIAILGYMIEKMMSVEQPGGTTLLDHSMVLYGSGISDGDLHNHVNLPVIVVGKGGGGFRTGQHLKCRPETPMSNLLLAMLRQGGVPVDRFGDSTEPLPGLLST; encoded by the coding sequence ATGAGCCACCGCGTCACGCGACGAACCATGCTCCGCGGGATGGGCGCCGCCCTGGCGCTGCCCTGGATGGAGAGCCTCGCGGCGGCCGCCACGAAGTCGCCGACGCCGCCGGTCCGGATGTGCTTCTGGTACGTCCCCAACGGCGTCCACCTCCCCGCCTGGTTCCCCCAGCGGGAGGGGACGCTCGTGGACCTGCCGGAGACGCTCCGGCCCCTGTCCTTCGCCCGCGACTACCTCAACTGCTTCCAGAACCTCACGCACAACACCGCGCTGACCAACGGCGACGACGAGGGCTGCGGCCACGGCCAGGGCTCCGCCAGCTTCCTCACGGGCGCCCAGGCCCTCAAGACGCAGGACGCCGTCCGCGTGGGGATCTCCGCCGACCAGCTCTACGCGCGCCACGTCGGCAACGAGACCCGCCTGCCGAGCCTGGAGCTGGGCTGCGAGTCGGCCCGCTCCGGCAACGCGTTCGGCTACAGCGGCACGTACAAGACCCACATCTCCTGGCGGACGCCGACGTCCCCGGCGCCCTACGAGATGAACCCGAAGATCGTCTTCGACCGCCTCTTCACGAGCCGCAACACCAGCCTGACCCAGGCCACGGTCGCCGACCGCGACTTCTACCGCAAGAGCCTCATCGACTACGTCCTCGACGACGCCAACCGGATCAAGGGCCGCGTCGCCCGGTCCGACCAGCAGAAGCTGGACCAGTACCTCACCGGCGTCCGCGAGGTCGAGCGGCGGATCCAGAACCCCGCGAGCCCCGGCGACGACCGGCCGGCCGACTTCCCCCGCCCCGCCGGCATCCCGGAGGACTTCGACGAGCACCTCCGGCTCATGTGCGACCTGATGGTGCTGGCCTTCCAGACCGACACCACGCGCGCCTCCACCTTCATGGTCACGAAGGAGGCGACCGACCGCAACTACCCCTGGCTGGGCTTCACCGACGGCCACCACGAGCTCTCCCACCACGCCGGGGACGCCGAGAAGCACCGGAAGCTCCGCGAGATCGACCGGTACCACATCGCGATCCTCGGCTACATGATCGAGAAGATGATGTCCGTCGAGCAGCCGGGCGGCACGACCCTGCTCGACCACTCGATGGTGCTCTACGGCAGCGGAATCAGCGACGGCGACCTGCACAACCACGTCAACCTGCCCGTCATCGTCGTGGGCAAGGGCGGCGGGGGCTTCCGGACGGGGCAGCACCTCAAGTGCCGGCCCGAGACGCCGATGTCCAACCTCCTCCTGGCCATGCTCCGGCAGGGCGGCGTGCCGGTCGATCGGTTCGGCGACAGCACCGAGCCTCTCCCGGGGCTGTTGTCCACCTGA
- a CDS encoding DUF1592 domain-containing protein encodes MPRSSSVRKAVKGAASLAIGVLLASAGVASARDDGGAAAGGPRPPDAFRERVSPLLNRYCVECHSQDDPQAGVSLDRYADQEAAFKDRGRTWLRVRDAVEGHLMPPAESRQPTAEERARIASWVEDSYLPAQCGQQAGSASVVIRRLNRQEYDNTIRDLLGLDLHLSEAFPADEIGFGFDNVGSALNISPIHVEKYLDAAEVALQKAIVPPDAEGTPPIELIGLKTYPLPRDKPVEFAHSLKPGRYLADFSLVRVGIDESVPPPRLVIGLGKDRRTVEAARVQDETVVYRYWLTVAEGDNRVHVSLAPDQAGSRHIARPAEVAANVSGDQRYGGERGLHVDSMVVHGPVPARRAGLPPSHDAILFRTPGFGDGSRLDCAREVIARFVERAYRRPVSPGELERVLDVFRLADDRGESYERSVQLALTTVLASPHFLFLVEPEPTRDDRPLTEHELASRLSYFLWSSMPDEELFREARGRTLRANLRRQVVRMLRDPRSSQFVENFTGQWLQLRRLGGVTPDRDRFPGFDEPLRAAMKRETEDFFAYILREDRSILDLVDADYTFVNERLARHYGLDGVRGDAFRRVALADRRRGGVLTQASVLTLTSNPNRTSPVKRGQWILQQILGTPPPPPPPDVPKLDDSSQAADAASLRERTELHRSKAECASCHQQMDPLGFALENFDAVGRWRAKDGGFPIDPSGELIGGQKFADVRELKRILAAGSERKFARCLIQNMLTYALGRGLEPRDYCTVEDIRKRLVAGDHRIHEILFGIVESQAFQHRGTAL; translated from the coding sequence ATGCCCAGATCATCGTCGGTACGGAAAGCCGTCAAGGGGGCCGCCTCGCTGGCGATCGGGGTCCTCCTCGCATCGGCCGGCGTGGCTTCCGCCCGCGACGACGGGGGGGCGGCCGCGGGCGGGCCCAGGCCGCCGGACGCCTTCCGCGAGCGGGTCTCGCCCCTGCTGAACCGCTACTGCGTGGAGTGCCACTCTCAGGATGACCCGCAGGCGGGCGTCTCGCTCGACCGATACGCCGATCAGGAGGCGGCGTTCAAGGACCGCGGCCGGACCTGGCTGCGCGTGCGGGACGCCGTCGAGGGGCACCTGATGCCGCCGGCGGAGAGCCGCCAGCCGACCGCCGAGGAGCGGGCCCGGATCGCCTCCTGGGTCGAGGATTCGTACCTCCCCGCGCAGTGCGGCCAGCAGGCCGGGTCCGCCTCGGTGGTGATCCGGCGGCTCAACCGCCAGGAGTACGACAACACCATCCGCGACCTCCTGGGGCTGGACCTCCACCTCTCCGAGGCGTTCCCCGCGGACGAGATCGGCTTCGGCTTCGACAACGTCGGCTCGGCGCTCAACATCTCGCCGATCCACGTCGAGAAGTACCTCGACGCCGCCGAGGTCGCCCTCCAGAAGGCGATCGTCCCGCCCGACGCCGAGGGGACCCCGCCGATCGAGCTGATCGGGCTGAAGACCTACCCCCTCCCCAGGGACAAGCCGGTCGAGTTCGCCCACTCCCTCAAGCCGGGCCGATACCTCGCCGACTTCAGCCTCGTCCGGGTCGGCATCGACGAGTCCGTCCCGCCGCCCCGCCTGGTGATCGGGCTCGGCAAGGACCGTCGCACCGTCGAGGCCGCCCGCGTCCAGGACGAGACGGTCGTCTACCGATACTGGCTGACCGTCGCCGAGGGGGACAATCGGGTCCACGTCTCGCTGGCGCCGGACCAGGCGGGCAGCCGCCACATCGCCAGGCCGGCCGAGGTCGCCGCGAACGTCAGCGGGGACCAGCGTTACGGGGGCGAGCGCGGCCTGCACGTCGACTCGATGGTCGTGCACGGGCCCGTCCCGGCCCGCCGCGCGGGCCTGCCGCCGTCCCACGACGCCATCCTCTTCCGCACGCCGGGCTTCGGGGACGGGTCCCGCCTCGACTGCGCCCGCGAGGTGATCGCCCGCTTCGTCGAGCGCGCGTACCGCCGCCCGGTCTCGCCGGGCGAGCTGGAGCGGGTCCTGGACGTCTTCCGCCTCGCGGACGACCGCGGGGAGAGCTACGAGCGCTCGGTCCAGCTCGCCCTGACGACCGTGCTCGCCTCGCCCCACTTCCTGTTCCTCGTCGAGCCCGAGCCGACCCGCGACGACCGCCCGCTGACCGAGCACGAGCTGGCGAGCCGCCTCTCGTACTTCCTCTGGAGCAGCATGCCCGACGAGGAGCTCTTCCGCGAGGCCCGCGGGCGCACGCTGCGGGCCAACCTCCGCCGCCAGGTGGTCCGGATGCTCCGCGACCCGCGCTCGTCGCAGTTCGTCGAGAACTTCACCGGCCAGTGGCTCCAGCTCCGGAGGCTCGGCGGGGTGACGCCGGACCGGGACCGCTTCCCCGGCTTCGACGAGCCCCTGCGGGCGGCGATGAAACGCGAGACCGAGGACTTCTTCGCCTACATCCTCCGCGAGGACCGGAGCATCCTGGACCTGGTCGATGCGGATTACACGTTCGTCAACGAGCGGCTGGCCCGGCACTACGGGCTCGACGGGGTCCGGGGCGACGCATTCCGCCGCGTGGCGCTGGCGGATCGGCGGCGCGGGGGCGTGCTCACCCAGGCGAGCGTCCTGACGCTGACGTCCAACCCGAACCGGACCTCGCCCGTCAAGCGGGGCCAGTGGATCCTCCAGCAGATCCTCGGCACGCCCCCCCCGCCCCCGCCGCCCGACGTGCCCAAGCTCGACGACTCGTCGCAGGCGGCCGACGCGGCCTCCCTGCGGGAACGCACGGAGCTGCACCGGTCGAAGGCCGAGTGCGCGTCGTGCCACCAGCAGATGGACCCCCTCGGATTCGCGCTGGAGAACTTCGACGCCGTCGGCCGATGGAGGGCGAAGGACGGCGGGTTCCCGATCGACCCCTCGGGCGAGCTGATCGGCGGCCAGAAGTTCGCCGACGTCCGGGAGCTGAAGCGGATCCTGGCGGCCGGCTCCGAGCGGAAGTTCGCCCGCTGCCTGATCCAGAACATGCTGACCTACGCCCTCGGCCGCGGGCTCGAGCCCCGCGACTACTGCACGGTCGAGGACATCCGCAAGCGGCTCGTCGCCGGCGACCATCGGATCCACGAGATCCTCTTCGGGATCGTGGAGAGCCAGGCCTTCCAGCATCGGGGGACCGCCTTATGA
- a CDS encoding response regulator transcription factor, producing the protein MARILIVEDEDKLRGALLRGLAEEGYDAAACEDGEAGLAAAMGGEFDCVVLDVMLPRRDGIDVLRALREAGSRTPVLLLTARGEVEDRVRGLDAGADDYLTKPFAWAELLARLRVCLRRREDAADPALHAAGLDLDRVRRRVSAAGQHAELTDRECALLEYFMRRPGRVIGRDELARDVWKDPQAGLTNVIDVYVNYLRKKLEKVGAGGRIRTVRGAGYELRG; encoded by the coding sequence ATGGCGCGGATTCTCATCGTCGAGGATGAAGACAAGCTGCGGGGGGCCCTGCTGCGCGGGCTGGCCGAGGAGGGGTACGACGCGGCCGCCTGCGAGGACGGCGAGGCCGGCCTGGCGGCGGCGATGGGGGGCGAGTTCGACTGCGTGGTGCTCGACGTGATGCTGCCGCGGCGGGACGGGATCGACGTGCTGCGGGCCCTGCGCGAGGCGGGCTCGCGGACGCCGGTGCTCCTCCTCACGGCGCGGGGGGAGGTGGAGGACCGCGTCCGGGGCCTCGACGCCGGGGCCGACGATTACCTCACGAAGCCGTTCGCCTGGGCGGAGCTCCTGGCGAGGCTGCGCGTCTGCCTGAGGCGCAGGGAGGACGCGGCCGACCCGGCGCTGCACGCGGCGGGGCTGGACCTGGACCGCGTCCGCCGTCGCGTGTCCGCAGCGGGGCAACACGCCGAGCTGACCGACCGCGAGTGCGCGCTGCTCGAATACTTCATGCGCCGGCCCGGGCGGGTCATCGGCCGGGACGAGCTGGCCCGCGACGTCTGGAAGGACCCGCAGGCGGGGCTCACCAACGTGATCGACGTCTACGTGAACTACCTCCGCAAGAAGCTCGAGAAGGTCGGCGCGGGGGGCCGGATCCGCACGGTCCGCGGCGCCGGGTACGAGCTGCGGGGCTGA
- a CDS encoding sensor histidine kinase, protein MPFASIRARLTAWYGVVQMVTLVGLGVAVYVLMARSLLGRVDATLDFEIEEAADRLRSGRPEVFPADLPAAFHETYLMCVRGPGGDVVERSPSPVAAGFPDPPPDEGGGATSHATADLGAGGPFRVASRAVGDGESSRTIQVATSLAAYEREVADLRGVLWTILPAGLLAATLGGYALAGRSLAPVQRITESARRISAANLGERVRPSDGRDELGRLGATLNDMLDRIDRAFVATRRFTGDAAHELKTPVASIRAEAEVALISRRPADEYEATLRSIVEEADRLARLSERLLLLSREDLGAFAELPRQPVRLDELVRATAADAAELARRAGVELRVEALPASFVEADPVLLRQVFENLIENAVKYTPSSGAVTVRGRAQGDGAVVEVIDTGIGIPAEALPRIFDRFYRVDPSRSRRTGGTGLGLSIARALAERHGGSIEADSRPGAGSTFRVVLPALRTGGPA, encoded by the coding sequence ATGCCCTTCGCCAGCATCCGCGCCCGGCTGACGGCCTGGTACGGCGTCGTGCAGATGGTGACGCTCGTCGGCCTGGGCGTCGCCGTGTACGTCCTCATGGCGCGGTCCCTGCTGGGGCGCGTCGACGCGACGCTCGACTTCGAGATCGAGGAGGCGGCCGACCGGCTCCGCTCGGGACGCCCGGAGGTCTTCCCGGCCGACCTGCCCGCAGCCTTCCACGAGACCTACCTGATGTGCGTCCGCGGGCCCGGCGGGGATGTCGTCGAGCGCAGCCCGTCCCCGGTCGCGGCCGGGTTCCCGGATCCGCCGCCCGACGAGGGCGGGGGGGCGACGAGCCACGCGACCGCGGACCTGGGGGCCGGGGGGCCGTTCCGGGTCGCCTCGCGGGCCGTCGGCGACGGCGAGTCCAGTCGGACGATCCAGGTCGCGACGTCGCTGGCGGCGTACGAGCGGGAGGTGGCCGACCTCCGCGGGGTGCTCTGGACGATCCTGCCGGCCGGGCTCCTGGCCGCGACGCTCGGCGGCTACGCCCTGGCCGGGCGATCGCTCGCGCCGGTGCAACGGATCACGGAGTCGGCGCGGCGGATCTCTGCGGCGAACCTGGGCGAGCGGGTGCGGCCTTCGGACGGGCGCGACGAGCTCGGCCGCCTGGGGGCGACGCTCAACGACATGCTCGACCGGATCGACCGGGCGTTCGTCGCCACCCGACGCTTCACCGGCGACGCGGCGCACGAGCTGAAGACCCCCGTCGCCTCGATCCGGGCCGAGGCCGAGGTCGCCCTCATCTCCAGGCGTCCGGCGGACGAATACGAGGCGACGCTCCGCTCCATCGTCGAGGAGGCGGACCGCCTCGCGAGGCTCTCGGAACGGCTGCTGCTCCTCTCCCGCGAGGACCTCGGGGCGTTCGCCGAGCTCCCCCGCCAGCCGGTCCGCCTCGACGAGCTCGTCCGGGCGACCGCCGCGGACGCAGCCGAGCTCGCCCGCCGCGCCGGCGTCGAGCTCCGGGTCGAGGCGCTCCCGGCCTCCTTCGTCGAGGCGGATCCCGTCCTGCTCCGCCAGGTCTTCGAAAACCTGATCGAGAACGCCGTGAAGTACACGCCGTCCTCGGGCGCGGTGACCGTTCGCGGCCGGGCTCAGGGGGACGGCGCGGTCGTGGAGGTGATCGACACGGGCATCGGGATCCCGGCCGAGGCCCTGCCCAGGATCTTCGACCGCTTCTACCGCGTCGACCCCTCGCGGAGCCGGCGGACCGGCGGCACGGGGCTCGGGCTGAGCATCGCCAGGGCCCTGGCGGAGCGCCACGGCGGCTCGATCGAGGCCGACAGCCGGCCCGGCGCGGGGAGCACGTTCCGGGTCGTCCTGCCTGCCCTCCGGACCGGCGGCCCGGCATGA
- a CDS encoding DUF1559 domain-containing protein codes for MNRQTAEAPRRADGAAFTLIELLVVIAIIAVLIALLLPAVQSAREAARRAQCVNNLKQIGLALHNYLSANNTFPPVTVMPQGRTSQPWSGLVRILPYLEQGNLYNTVNWNSQYEFTSSPTLAMTRVGAFICPSEVNDTPRVGTSLIYYPLNYSFNQGTWFIYDPASNTVGDGAFVPNRAYTPAAITDGLSSTLAMSENKAYQANYWDTKNPSTLGVAPPTTPQDLVQYVGGTFDTNGHTEWVEGDVHEVGFTTTFTPNARVYTLVNGLQTDIDLTSLRDGESFTLPTYAAITARSYHPGTVSTLMMDGSVRSVKSTINLLVWRNLGTRAGNEVVSADAY; via the coding sequence ATGAACCGCCAGACCGCCGAAGCCCCCCGCCGCGCCGACGGAGCCGCCTTCACGCTGATCGAGCTGCTGGTCGTCATCGCCATCATCGCCGTGCTGATCGCCCTGCTGCTGCCCGCCGTCCAGTCGGCCCGAGAGGCCGCCCGCCGCGCCCAGTGCGTCAACAACCTGAAGCAGATCGGCCTCGCCCTGCACAATTACCTGTCCGCGAACAACACCTTCCCGCCGGTCACGGTCATGCCGCAGGGGAGGACGTCGCAGCCGTGGTCCGGCCTGGTCCGGATCCTGCCGTACCTGGAGCAGGGGAACCTGTACAACACCGTCAACTGGAACTCCCAGTATGAGTTCACCTCCAGCCCGACCCTGGCGATGACCCGCGTCGGGGCCTTCATCTGCCCCAGCGAGGTCAATGACACCCCCCGCGTCGGCACGTCCTTGATCTACTACCCGCTCAACTACTCCTTCAACCAGGGCACGTGGTTCATCTACGACCCGGCCAGCAACACCGTGGGCGACGGGGCGTTCGTGCCCAACCGCGCGTACACGCCCGCGGCGATCACCGACGGACTGAGCAGCACGCTGGCCATGTCCGAGAACAAGGCCTACCAGGCGAACTACTGGGACACGAAGAACCCCTCGACGCTCGGCGTCGCCCCCCCGACGACCCCCCAGGACCTGGTGCAGTACGTCGGCGGGACGTTCGACACCAACGGCCACACCGAATGGGTGGAGGGGGACGTGCACGAGGTCGGCTTCACCACCACGTTCACGCCCAACGCCCGGGTCTACACGCTCGTCAACGGGCTGCAGACGGACATCGACCTGACGTCCCTCCGCGACGGCGAGTCGTTCACCCTGCCGACCTACGCGGCGATCACCGCGCGCAGCTACCACCCCGGCACCGTCTCCACGCTGATGATGGACGGCTCGGTCCGCTCGGTGAAGAGCACGATCAACCTCCTCGTCTGGCGGAACCTGGGGACCCGGGCCGGCAACGAGGTGGTGAGCGCCGATGCGTACTGA
- a CDS encoding dTDP-4-dehydrorhamnose 3,5-epimerase family protein, translating to MILAEAYPTYTDGEIEGVQIRNLKSHHDNRGWLIEIFRHDELDQDLWPVMTYVSSTLPGVARGPHEHVDQTDGFAFIGPSDFRLYLWDTREGSPTKGNRKVVTLGVSRPAAVWIPPGVVHAYRNVGTEPGLVFNAPNRLYAGWGKKEKVDEIRHEEADPRMFPMD from the coding sequence ATGATCCTGGCTGAAGCATACCCGACGTACACGGACGGCGAGATCGAGGGGGTCCAGATCCGCAACCTGAAGAGCCATCACGACAATCGCGGATGGCTCATCGAGATCTTCCGTCACGACGAGCTGGACCAGGATCTCTGGCCCGTCATGACCTACGTCTCCTCGACGCTCCCGGGCGTGGCTCGGGGCCCCCACGAGCACGTCGATCAGACGGACGGCTTCGCCTTCATCGGCCCGTCGGACTTCCGGCTCTACCTCTGGGATACCCGCGAGGGCAGCCCGACCAAGGGCAACCGGAAGGTGGTGACGCTGGGCGTCTCGCGGCCGGCCGCGGTCTGGATCCCGCCCGGCGTCGTCCACGCCTACCGCAACGTCGGGACCGAGCCCGGCCTCGTCTTCAACGCGCCGAACCGGCTCTATGCCGGATGGGGCAAGAAGGAGAAGGTGGACGAGATCCGGCACGAGGAGGCCGACCCGCGTATGTTCCCCATGGACTGA